One region of Desulfobulbaceae bacterium genomic DNA includes:
- the hemC gene encoding hydroxymethylbilane synthase: MQKHIKIGTRKSLLALAQSNGIKAQIEAKYPDVTVELVKIMTKGDKILDVPLAKVGGKGLFVKELEEAMLSREVDMAVHSMKDVPAELPDELHLALITPREDPRDAFISNKYKSLIDLPQGAKIGTSSLRRRAQLAKIRPDLVIDDLRGNLDTRLRKLDEGQYDAIILAAAGLNRLQLDRATSYFSSLEMLPAVGQGAVGIEMRRDATELLAALDFLDHWPTKVTVQAERAFLLRLEGGCQVPIAGFCTVENDQLTLTGLVASVDGKEVIRKTKSGPADQPEQLGRSLAEELLAMGAKVILEKVYGQELS, translated from the coding sequence ATGCAGAAGCATATTAAGATCGGAACCAGAAAAAGTTTGTTGGCTTTGGCCCAGAGTAACGGAATCAAAGCCCAGATTGAGGCTAAGTACCCGGATGTGACAGTGGAGTTGGTCAAGATAATGACCAAGGGTGATAAGATTCTCGATGTGCCTCTGGCTAAAGTCGGTGGTAAGGGCCTTTTTGTCAAGGAACTGGAGGAGGCAATGTTGAGCCGGGAAGTCGATATGGCGGTTCATTCCATGAAGGATGTCCCGGCCGAATTGCCGGACGAGTTGCATCTGGCCTTGATTACCCCGCGCGAGGATCCACGGGATGCCTTTATTTCAAATAAATATAAATCATTGATTGATCTCCCTCAGGGCGCAAAAATTGGCACCAGCAGCCTGAGACGCCGGGCGCAGTTGGCGAAGATCCGGCCAGATCTGGTTATTGATGATTTGCGTGGCAACCTCGATACACGGCTTCGCAAGCTTGATGAAGGGCAGTATGATGCTATTATTCTGGCGGCGGCCGGGTTGAATCGTTTGCAGTTGGATCGGGCTACCTCGTATTTCAGCTCATTAGAAATGTTGCCGGCAGTTGGTCAAGGCGCGGTTGGTATTGAAATGAGAAGGGATGCTACAGAGTTACTGGCGGCTCTTGATTTTCTTGACCATTGGCCGACTAAAGTTACAGTGCAGGCGGAGCGTGCTTTTTTGCTCCGGCTTGAAGGTGGCTGCCAAGTGCCGATAGCAGGCTTTTGTACAGTTGAGAACGATCAGCTGACCTTGACTGGACTGGTTGCCTCGGTGGACGGAAAAGAGGTGATTCGGAAGACAAAGAGTGGCCCGGCTGACCAACCTGAGCAGTTGGGCCGGAGTTTGGCAGAGGAGTTATTGGCCATGGGTGCAAAGGTTATTCTTGAAAAGGTTTACGGGCAAGAACTTTCATAG
- a CDS encoding cyclic nucleotide-binding domain-containing protein — MQETDYLRNNEKVLRILRDVDQFTTFSNEDILSFLDAGKLLEFEKDEKIIIEGTSGFHVYFLLTGEVKIVKTDQDVKILRRTGELFGDMGFMEDGAGTSTVTALQKTLVLRLDSAIISKNPDAKELALGYTIYRLFCEVLAERLRTTTEENVKLQEQLKKLTEKTT, encoded by the coding sequence ATGCAAGAAACTGACTATTTACGAAATAATGAAAAAGTGCTGCGCATCCTGCGGGATGTCGACCAATTCACCACCTTCTCCAATGAGGATATCCTGTCATTCCTTGATGCAGGGAAACTCCTTGAATTCGAAAAAGATGAGAAAATCATCATCGAAGGAACAAGCGGATTTCATGTCTATTTTCTGCTTACAGGTGAAGTGAAAATCGTAAAAACCGACCAGGATGTAAAAATTCTGCGGCGGACCGGCGAACTCTTTGGCGACATGGGGTTCATGGAAGATGGGGCGGGAACTTCCACAGTAACAGCCCTACAGAAAACCTTGGTTCTTCGTTTGGACAGCGCCATTATCAGTAAAAATCCTGACGCAAAGGAACTGGCGCTGGGATATACTATCTATCGACTTTTCTGCGAGGTTCTAGCCGAAAGACTACGAACCACCACCGAAGAAAACGTCAAACTGCAAGAGCAGCTCAAGAAGCTCACCGAAAAGACGACATAA
- the cobA gene encoding uroporphyrinogen-III C-methyltransferase: MEETKKGKVYLVGAGPGDPGLITVRGQDLLKRAEVVVYDYLANKKFLNQVPRTAELIYVGKKGHGVHAQTQEEINGILVDRALSGKMVVRLKGGDPFIFGRGGEEIEEIAKFGIGFEIVPGVTAASAAATYAGIPITHRQYTATVAFVTGHEDPTKQDSSIAWDKLATGVGTLVFYMGIKNLPNISERLMRYGRSPETPVAVIRWASTPQHRTVVGTLATIVEEVKKAGITPPAVIVVGEVVSLRDTINWFEKRPLLGKKIMVTRTREQASDLVLRLEELGVDCVEFATIALEPPDSWEAVDSAVNDLGRFDWVLFTSINTIHFFFKRLFELKLDARALAGVKIAVVGSATAAVLQNYGLKADLLPGTEFTGEGLAATLIEQGFGRDRFLLPRAFKANEALPEILQQAGAAMTIVPVYQNVRPKGCEESLRQELVDKSVDMVTFTSSSTFTNFIHMLNPKDDAELKQLMEGIKIASIGPVTSRAIEKRGLAVDVQPEGSYSIATMVEAITEFAWDNN; the protein is encoded by the coding sequence GTGGAAGAAACAAAGAAAGGGAAGGTCTATCTGGTTGGAGCAGGTCCTGGCGATCCAGGTCTAATAACTGTCAGAGGGCAGGATTTGTTAAAGCGGGCAGAGGTCGTGGTCTACGATTATCTTGCCAATAAGAAATTTTTGAACCAGGTCCCACGTACTGCGGAACTGATTTATGTAGGCAAAAAAGGCCACGGCGTTCATGCCCAGACTCAGGAAGAGATTAACGGTATCCTCGTCGATCGGGCTTTGTCCGGCAAGATGGTGGTGCGACTCAAAGGCGGGGATCCTTTTATCTTTGGTCGAGGCGGTGAGGAGATCGAAGAGATCGCCAAGTTCGGCATCGGTTTTGAGATTGTACCCGGGGTTACGGCCGCCAGCGCTGCTGCCACCTATGCAGGAATACCCATCACCCATCGTCAGTATACCGCGACAGTGGCTTTTGTAACCGGCCATGAGGATCCCACCAAGCAGGACAGTTCCATTGCCTGGGATAAACTGGCGACGGGAGTGGGGACCTTAGTTTTTTATATGGGAATCAAGAATCTGCCCAATATCTCTGAGCGATTGATGCGATATGGCCGATCTCCTGAGACGCCTGTGGCTGTTATTCGGTGGGCATCGACGCCTCAGCATCGGACTGTGGTTGGCACCTTGGCCACTATTGTCGAAGAAGTGAAAAAAGCTGGGATCACACCGCCTGCTGTTATCGTAGTCGGTGAGGTGGTTAGCCTTCGAGACACGATTAATTGGTTTGAAAAACGTCCCCTCCTCGGTAAAAAAATTATGGTTACCAGGACCAGGGAGCAGGCCAGTGACCTAGTTCTCCGTCTCGAAGAGCTGGGAGTGGATTGCGTTGAATTTGCGACCATCGCCTTGGAGCCCCCTGATAGCTGGGAGGCAGTAGATTCTGCTGTCAATGATCTTGGGCGATTTGACTGGGTGCTTTTTACCAGTATTAATACGATTCATTTCTTCTTTAAGCGGCTTTTTGAACTAAAACTTGATGCCAGGGCACTGGCCGGGGTCAAGATTGCTGTGGTCGGATCGGCAACAGCGGCTGTGTTGCAGAATTATGGACTTAAGGCGGACCTGTTGCCGGGCACTGAGTTTACAGGTGAGGGTCTTGCCGCCACCTTGATTGAGCAGGGGTTCGGTCGGGATCGCTTTCTGCTCCCGCGGGCCTTCAAGGCCAACGAGGCGTTGCCTGAAATTCTGCAGCAGGCGGGCGCAGCGATGACGATTGTGCCAGTGTATCAGAATGTCAGGCCCAAGGGGTGTGAGGAGTCCTTGCGGCAGGAGCTTGTTGATAAGTCGGTTGATATGGTGACTTTTACCAGTTCATCAACCTTTACCAATTTTATCCATATGCTTAATCCTAAGGATGATGCGGAGCTGAAACAGTTGATGGAAGGGATCAAGATCGCCTCGATTGGGCCGGTGACGAGCAGGGCTATTGAGAAGAGGGGGTTGGCTGTGGATGTTCAGCCTGAGGGGAGTTATTCCATTGCCACGATGGTTGAGGCGATTACTGAGTTTGCTTGGGACAACAACTAG
- the pyk gene encoding pyruvate kinase: MNVLLLEDNPVNRALIVSQLSRLGHQVDAVSNGKQGFLRATCKQYDLFLCDIMMPEWDGFKFIEAMTVVSPTMPIVVISSSIEEGDLINKLSQFNNIRALLPKPIDMAKLSRILNETSSQSHENLGKMARIVCTIGPSSDTQETINKMIMAGMDVARLNFSHGTYESHEKALNMIRHAESEWMRPIAVLMDLCGPKIRTGTMKGGMIFLTTGESVIIQAESIEGTNQRFSTIVPEILNDLREGDPILLDDGLLELKVEKTGSNEVTCRVVVGGHLKSNKGINLPGTPLSLPCMTDKDRADLDWGLNHSIDYVALSFVRSAEDILELKDLIRKSGKRKLRVVAKIEKPEALKNIDAIIEVSDAIMIARGDLGVELPASRVPWIQKQIIKKCWEQNKPVITATQMLETMTNNARPSRAEVTDVSQAIQEGTDAVMLSGETAAGIDPVNVVRTMASIICEAERQSEWHPDHCQLMREETEINPVLSAASSLGIATVTIVLDFGNTLYQHMSKWNRRIPTILATNSIHSARHACLYKNIIPIITKEQLSRDQLVFWAMNEAKERGYVVVGDVLSVVESARLTQGGLDQLGAFQLIKVV, encoded by the coding sequence ATGAACGTCCTCCTCCTTGAAGATAACCCGGTCAACCGCGCTCTTATCGTCAGTCAACTCTCCAGACTCGGCCACCAGGTCGATGCTGTGAGTAACGGCAAGCAAGGGTTTCTACGAGCAACATGCAAACAATACGATCTTTTTCTTTGCGACATCATGATGCCTGAATGGGACGGCTTCAAATTCATCGAGGCCATGACCGTGGTCAGCCCCACCATGCCCATTGTCGTCATCTCCAGTTCGATCGAGGAAGGGGATCTCATCAACAAGCTGAGTCAGTTTAATAATATCCGCGCCCTTCTACCTAAGCCCATCGACATGGCGAAACTGAGCAGAATCCTCAATGAAACCAGTTCACAATCCCACGAAAATTTAGGGAAAATGGCCCGTATTGTCTGCACTATTGGTCCTTCTTCGGATACACAAGAGACCATCAACAAGATGATCATGGCCGGCATGGATGTGGCACGACTCAACTTCTCCCACGGGACGTACGAGAGCCATGAAAAAGCCCTGAACATGATCCGCCATGCCGAGAGCGAATGGATGCGACCAATAGCAGTACTGATGGACCTTTGTGGCCCCAAGATCAGAACCGGAACAATGAAGGGTGGCATGATCTTCCTTACTACCGGTGAATCCGTTATTATTCAGGCAGAGAGCATCGAAGGAACCAACCAGCGATTCTCAACTATCGTGCCGGAGATCTTAAACGACCTCAGGGAAGGAGATCCAATCTTACTTGATGACGGCCTATTGGAACTCAAGGTGGAAAAAACGGGCAGCAATGAAGTCACCTGCCGGGTAGTTGTCGGTGGCCACTTAAAATCCAATAAAGGGATCAACCTGCCAGGGACCCCGCTCTCTTTACCCTGTATGACAGACAAGGACCGGGCGGATCTCGACTGGGGATTGAACCACAGCATCGATTATGTGGCCCTATCTTTTGTCCGAAGCGCCGAAGACATTCTCGAGCTGAAAGATCTCATCCGAAAGTCAGGCAAGCGTAAACTCCGGGTCGTGGCCAAGATCGAAAAGCCTGAGGCATTGAAAAACATCGACGCGATTATTGAAGTCTCAGACGCCATTATGATTGCCCGTGGTGATCTGGGTGTTGAACTCCCCGCCTCTCGGGTGCCTTGGATACAAAAACAGATCATCAAGAAATGTTGGGAGCAGAATAAACCCGTGATTACGGCAACGCAGATGCTGGAAACCATGACCAACAACGCCCGCCCCAGTCGTGCCGAGGTAACCGATGTCAGTCAAGCCATCCAGGAGGGAACCGACGCTGTTATGCTTTCAGGGGAAACAGCCGCAGGCATCGACCCGGTTAATGTTGTTCGAACCATGGCCTCGATCATCTGTGAAGCGGAACGACAAAGCGAATGGCACCCAGATCATTGCCAACTCATGCGTGAGGAGACAGAAATTAACCCCGTTCTTTCCGCCGCTTCCAGCCTCGGAATCGCCACAGTCACCATAGTCCTCGATTTCGGCAACACCCTCTATCAGCACATGTCCAAGTGGAACCGGCGCATCCCTACCATCCTGGCCACTAACTCCATCCACTCTGCTCGCCATGCCTGTCTTTACAAGAATATCATCCCTATCATTACCAAAGAGCAGCTGAGTCGTGACCAACTCGTGTTTTGGGCCATGAACGAGGCCAAGGAACGAGGTTATGTCGTTGTCGGCGATGTGCTTTCCGTGGTCGAAAGCGCCCGCTTGACCCAGGGAGGCCTCGATCAACTTGGAGCCTTCCAATTGATCAAAGTCGTGTGA
- a CDS encoding RNA methyltransferase has product MPVDQFSIILVEPQGPLNIGSICRAMANFGFNDLRLVTPEADHLCDEARRMAVKATPLLEKARIFPSLHDALADCHFAMGTTRRFGKYRKNFLHPDQAALHLLPLSEEGRVGLVFGREDHGLFTAELDLCQRLITIPTNDNLPSMNLAQAAALCLYEIHKAASAPAAHKAKGKKLAQSEQLEAMLQHMRRSMMAIEYLDPQNPDHIIRTYRSIFGRAQLNEREVRTLQGLWSRIDWINEQLKKNK; this is encoded by the coding sequence ATGCCTGTCGACCAATTCAGCATCATCCTGGTGGAACCCCAAGGTCCTCTCAATATCGGCTCGATTTGCCGGGCGATGGCCAATTTCGGCTTCAATGACCTCAGACTCGTCACCCCCGAGGCAGACCACCTCTGCGATGAAGCACGCCGGATGGCGGTTAAAGCTACACCACTCCTGGAAAAGGCAAGAATTTTCCCATCACTACATGATGCCTTGGCAGATTGTCACTTTGCCATGGGCACCACCCGTCGTTTTGGAAAATACCGAAAAAACTTTCTCCATCCAGATCAGGCAGCGCTTCATCTCCTACCTCTCAGTGAAGAGGGACGGGTTGGTCTGGTCTTTGGTCGCGAGGACCACGGACTCTTCACCGCAGAACTTGACCTCTGCCAACGGTTGATCACCATACCAACCAACGACAATTTGCCATCAATGAATCTAGCGCAGGCTGCAGCCCTCTGTCTGTATGAAATTCACAAAGCGGCAAGCGCTCCCGCCGCACATAAGGCCAAAGGGAAAAAACTTGCGCAATCAGAGCAACTCGAGGCCATGCTCCAGCACATGCGCCGTTCGATGATGGCAATCGAATATCTTGACCCTCAGAATCCTGATCACATCATCCGCACGTACCGAAGCATCTTTGGGAGAGCGCAGCTTAATGAACGTGAAGTAAGAACCCTCCAAGGCCTCTGGAGCCGGATCGATTGGATCAATGAACAATTGAAAAAAAATAAATAA
- a CDS encoding glycine zipper 2TM domain-containing protein — protein sequence MWKKYLLLILLIAPLTLTSCLSHKGKTGAIGGAAGGALLGQAIGGDTKGTLIGAAVGTMIGYMIGNEMDKFDQEQLNQAYESTPSRQTSSWENPDTGNRYNVTPLPAYQDQTGRDCREAEILATIDGKAEKTTTLACRDRSGRWVIQQ from the coding sequence ATGTGGAAGAAATATCTATTACTCATCCTTCTCATTGCCCCATTGACTCTGACCTCCTGCTTGTCCCATAAAGGAAAAACCGGGGCCATCGGCGGAGCGGCCGGCGGCGCTCTCTTGGGCCAGGCCATCGGTGGCGACACCAAAGGCACTCTGATTGGGGCCGCAGTAGGAACAATGATCGGGTACATGATCGGCAACGAGATGGACAAATTCGACCAGGAACAACTTAATCAGGCTTACGAATCAACTCCTTCACGACAGACTTCGAGCTGGGAAAACCCTGACACCGGCAACCGTTATAACGTCACCCCTCTACCGGCGTACCAGGATCAAACCGGCAGAGACTGCCGTGAGGCCGAAATACTTGCCACCATCGACGGCAAGGCAGAAAAGACAACCACCCTCGCTTGCCGTGATCGCAGTGGCCGCTGGGTCATTCAACAATAG
- a CDS encoding zinc ribbon domain-containing protein: MPLYDYKCQQCGYEFELLVMSGENPRCPQCNTEKLDKLMSGFSVRGGENTAGASGGAKCSGCAGGACSTCH, translated from the coding sequence ATGCCATTATATGATTATAAGTGCCAACAATGCGGGTATGAGTTTGAACTGCTGGTGATGTCAGGTGAAAATCCACGATGCCCGCAATGTAATACCGAAAAATTAGATAAGTTGATGTCTGGGTTTTCAGTGCGCGGGGGGGAGAATACCGCTGGTGCCTCTGGGGGGGCAAAGTGTTCCGGGTGTGCAGGTGGAGCGTGTTCCACTTGTCATTAG
- a CDS encoding D-sedoheptulose 7-phosphate isomerase: MQEQIAAGLLGSIKAKQDFADSCSHEICRLIEVLVAAFGNGNKLLIFGNGGSAADAQHMAAEFVNRFLIDRRPLPAIALTTDSSILTSIGNDFSFADIFIKQIQALGKAGDVALGISTSGNSPNVIKAIEQARLMGLTTAVLTGGSGGELLAMADIGLNVPTFFTPHIQESHIWAEHLICQLVDETMFGNAVR; the protein is encoded by the coding sequence ATGCAAGAGCAAATTGCCGCCGGGCTCCTGGGCTCGATTAAGGCCAAACAGGATTTTGCCGACTCCTGTAGTCACGAGATATGCCGTCTGATTGAAGTGCTAGTTGCCGCTTTTGGTAATGGTAACAAACTGCTCATTTTTGGGAATGGAGGCAGTGCCGCCGATGCCCAGCACATGGCGGCTGAATTTGTGAATCGTTTTTTAATCGATCGTCGCCCCTTGCCCGCAATCGCCCTTACCACTGATTCTTCGATCCTGACCAGTATCGGTAATGATTTTTCATTTGCCGATATCTTTATTAAACAGATTCAAGCCCTGGGAAAGGCTGGTGATGTTGCTTTGGGGATCTCGACTAGTGGAAATTCCCCCAATGTGATCAAGGCGATCGAACAGGCTAGGTTGATGGGCCTTACTACGGCTGTTCTGACCGGTGGCAGCGGGGGGGAACTCCTTGCCATGGCGGACATCGGACTTAATGTCCCGACCTTTTTTACTCCCCACATTCAAGAGTCGCACATCTGGGCTGAGCATCTTATCTGTCAGTTGGTAGACGAGACTATGTTCGGGAACGCTGTACGATGA
- the nadC gene encoding carboxylating nicotinate-nucleotide diphosphorylase has translation MDQLFVKAAISSFLAEDIGAGDLTSASIFGQDHLAKAEFLAQEPMVAAGLATVAAQVFLLINPTIQCTPAIDGARISAGQSLLTLEGPILDLLKGERVALNLTQRLCGIATFTARFVELVKPLPVKIVDTRKTTPGLRAFEKYAVRIGGGYNHRFSLSDGVMIKDNHLAAAGSIAKAVALVRGAIPHTIKVEVEADTLDQVKECLECGVEIILLDNMDCETMRQAVDLTKKRAILEASGGVNLINVRQVAETGVDIISIGALTHSAPACDISMIIA, from the coding sequence ATGGATCAGCTATTCGTAAAAGCGGCGATCAGCTCTTTTCTTGCCGAGGACATAGGCGCTGGTGACCTCACCAGCGCCTCTATTTTTGGACAAGATCACCTGGCAAAGGCCGAATTTCTGGCCCAAGAGCCAATGGTTGCCGCAGGCCTCGCAACGGTGGCGGCCCAGGTCTTTCTGCTGATCAACCCCACCATTCAGTGCACCCCTGCAATCGACGGTGCACGCATCTCAGCGGGGCAATCCCTCCTCACCCTGGAAGGACCTATTCTTGATCTGCTCAAAGGGGAGAGGGTCGCACTTAACCTCACTCAACGACTCTGCGGCATAGCTACCTTTACCGCACGTTTCGTAGAGCTGGTTAAGCCACTACCCGTTAAAATCGTCGACACACGAAAGACAACACCAGGACTCAGGGCCTTTGAGAAATACGCCGTGCGAATAGGCGGCGGCTATAATCACCGTTTCAGCCTCAGCGACGGAGTGATGATCAAGGACAACCACCTGGCGGCTGCCGGCTCAATTGCCAAGGCAGTCGCTTTAGTGCGTGGGGCAATCCCCCATACTATCAAAGTGGAGGTAGAGGCAGACACCCTGGATCAAGTAAAAGAGTGCCTAGAGTGCGGGGTTGAAATCATTCTACTCGACAATATGGATTGCGAAACCATGCGCCAAGCCGTAGACCTTACAAAAAAAAGGGCCATCCTCGAAGCTTCAGGCGGCGTCAATTTAATAAATGTTCGTCAAGTAGCCGAAACCGGTGTCGACATCATCTCAATCGGGGCACTCACCCATTCTGCCCCGGCCTGCGACATCAGCATGATAATTGCCTAA